From Methanocalculus natronophilus, one genomic window encodes:
- a CDS encoding PDDEXK nuclease domain-containing protein has protein sequence MGLSDALPEDYPTFLAALKVRIRQAQTRAVLSVNRELILLYWQIGREIMERQEQEGWGSKVIDRLSDDLRKEFPDVRGFSPRNLKYMRSFAEAWPDPEFVQEVLAQITWYHAITLLDKVKDQMAREWYIQRTIANGWSRNVLVHQIESGLIRREGRAVTNFSSALPAPQSDLARSVLKDPYIFDFLGIGEDAAERELERALIEHIRDFLLELGVGFAFIGNQYRLSIGGREFSIDLLFYHLKLRSYVVIELKIGEFIPEYAGKMNFYLSAVDDLLRHPDDSPSIGIILCKSQNRIIAEYALRDMEKPIGVAGYELTTHLPEDLRGRLPTVDELEEELGRREG, from the coding sequence ATGGGTTTGAGTGATGCACTCCCGGAGGATTATCCCACGTTTCTTGCGGCCCTGAAGGTGCGGATACGGCAGGCACAGACCCGGGCGGTTCTCTCGGTGAACCGGGAGCTCATCCTGCTCTACTGGCAGATAGGACGGGAGATCATGGAGAGGCAGGAGCAGGAGGGGTGGGGATCAAAGGTGATCGACCGGCTCTCAGACGATCTCAGAAAGGAGTTCCCGGATGTACGGGGTTTCTCTCCCCGAAACCTGAAGTACATGCGCTCGTTTGCGGAGGCATGGCCCGATCCTGAATTTGTGCAAGAGGTGCTTGCACAAATAACATGGTATCATGCGATCACCTTACTCGACAAGGTCAAAGACCAGATGGCGAGGGAGTGGTATATCCAAAGAACAATTGCGAACGGGTGGTCAAGGAACGTTCTCGTGCATCAGATCGAGAGTGGGCTTATCAGACGCGAGGGGCGGGCGGTGACGAACTTTTCATCAGCACTTCCTGCACCTCAGTCAGATCTTGCACGATCGGTACTCAAAGATCCCTATATCTTTGATTTCCTCGGGATCGGGGAGGATGCAGCCGAGAGGGAGCTGGAGCGGGCGTTGATCGAGCATATCCGCGATTTCCTTCTGGAGCTCGGGGTAGGTTTTGCGTTCATCGGGAATCAGTACAGGCTCTCTATTGGAGGGAGAGAATTCTCTATTGATCTCCTCTTCTACCATCTCAAACTTCGGTCATACGTGGTGATCGAATTGAAAATTGGAGAGTTCATCCCGGAGTATGCCGGGAAGATGAACTTCTACCTCTCAGCGGTTGATGATCTCCTCCGCCACCCTGATGATAGCCCAAGCATTGGGATCATCCTCTGCAAGTCACAGAACCGCATCATTGCTGAGTATGCCCTCAGGGATATGGAGAAGCCGATTGGCGTCGCCGGATATGAACTGACTACTCACCTCCCCGAGGATTTGCGGGGGAGACTGCCGACGGTGGATGAACTGGAAGAGGAGCTGGGGCGGAGGGAAGGCTGA